DNA sequence from the Longimicrobium sp. genome:
AGCGCCCGCCGGTAGCGTCCGGACAGGCGGTGCCCGGCCACCCGCAGAACCTGTCGTGGAGTCAGGTCCAGCAGCACGAGCGGCACGCCCTGGAACTCGTCGATGTTGTCCACCGGCGCACCCGTGACGATCTCTCCGCCCAGCGAACGGAGGTACGAGGCCAGCGCGTTCGCGATGCTCTGCGAGCCGCCGCGGGCGATGGGCCACCCCACCGCGTGCCCCGCGGCAACGAGGGTCAGCCCGAAGGCGGCGGTGGGCGAGCGGGTGAGGGGCACCATGCTGTGGGCGGCGTTCCCCGCGAACAGCGCGCGCGCCAGCTCGCCCTGGAACCGGCGCTTCGCCAGCCCGTACGCCGGCCGGATGCCGTACACGCCAAACCGCGCCAGCAGCAGCGGGTGGTCGGGAAACTCCAGCGGCCCCAGCACGTCTTCCGCCAGTACCAGCCAGCGGCGCACCCACGGGTTCATCAGCTTCTTCCAGGCGCGCGCGTCGGGGCCCAGCGTGGCGCCGGTCTCCTCCATCGACCGCTCCAGCATGGCCACGGTGCCGTCGTCCTGCGGATGCGCCAGGCAGGCCGGCGAGTGCACCCACTGCAGCCCGTGCTCGGCCAGCGGCAGTGAGCGGAAGAAGGGCGACGACACACCCAGCGGGTGCACGGTGGAGCACACGTCGTGGTGAAAGCCGGGAAGCGTCAGCTCCTCGGTGCGCATCCCCCCGCCGATGGTATCCGCCGCCTCGCGCACCACCACGCGCCGCCCCGCCTGCGCGAGCGCGATGGCCGCCGCCAGCCCGTTGGGCCCCGATCCCACCACCACCGCGTCCGGACGTGCCATCCCACCCTCCCGGTTTGCCCTCCGCCTGGTGCCACGCGCGCCGACCGGGGCACGACCCATACCAGAAGGGGCGAACGGAAAAAGGGCGCCTCCGCCATCGCGGAAGCGCCCTCTCGGCATCGGCGTACGCCGGTTCAGCGCCGGAACTCGTACACGGTTTCGTACGTGGTGGTGCAGTGAACCGGGTTCCGGCAGCTCTCGGTGAGCACCACCTTCCGGGTATGGAAGCTCGCCTGGAACCGTTTGAAACCGAACTGAACCCACCCTTCGGAACGCGAATAGGAGCCTTCGTTGGTTTGCCGGCCTCCGTCGTACACTGCGCAGCCGAGCCCCGGCGGCGGATCGGGCGGGCAGCGGTCGACGGAGACCATGCTGGCCGTGCCGTCGGGCCGAAGCGTAAGCTCGGCACTTACTGCCTCGACTAGTTCGTAGTGCCGGTGCGGCGCAGGGAGCGGCTTTCCATTCACGGTCGCGAGAGTGTAGACGACTGCATC
Encoded proteins:
- a CDS encoding NAD(P)/FAD-dependent oxidoreductase, with translation MARPDAVVVGSGPNGLAAAIALAQAGRRVVVREAADTIGGGMRTEELTLPGFHHDVCSTVHPLGVSSPFFRSLPLAEHGLQWVHSPACLAHPQDDGTVAMLERSMEETGATLGPDARAWKKLMNPWVRRWLVLAEDVLGPLEFPDHPLLLARFGVYGIRPAYGLAKRRFQGELARALFAGNAAHSMVPLTRSPTAAFGLTLVAAGHAVGWPIARGGSQSIANALASYLRSLGGEIVTGAPVDNIDEFQGVPLVLLDLTPRQVLRVAGHRLSGRYRRALERFRYGAGSFKIDWALSGPIPWKNPECARAATVHLGGTLDEIAASEHAPLDGKVPQKPF